DNA sequence from the Stigmatella aurantiaca genome:
CCTGAATCCCGTGGGCATCACGATCGCCGTGAAGCCGGCCGCCTCGCTCATCATCACCCACGGGGGCGTCGTCAACGACCCGGTCCGCACCTACAACCCGTGCACGAACGCGGGCAACCCCGCCGGCCCGTGGACGTTCAATCACCTGATGACGCAGATGGCCAACGGCACCGTGCCGCCGGCCGTGTTCACCGAGCAGTGGCTGAAGCTGTGGACGGTGAACCAGAGCATCAACGGGTGGACCGTCCCGGCGCGCACCGGCATGCTGACGCAGATCCTCAACACCTGGCCCCGCGTGAACGGCCAGCTGGACATGACCAAGGCTCCCTTCAAGCTGGTGGCCATCGTCAACCGGTTGGACCTGGGCAAGGGCGCGGGCCCCGCGGGCTACGGGGGCGGGGGCCGCGGCGGCAGCAATGGCGGTGAGCTGCGGTTCGTGTTCGCGGCGGTGAACCGGACGGGCACCTGCGCCGCGCAGCCCTTCCTCATCATCTTCGAGTACGGGGTGCCCAAGAGCGCCTGCTCCGAGGTGCGCACCTGGGCCCAGCAGTGGCTCAACCTCTCCAGCAGCAGCCTGGTGCTGGGCAGCGCGGCCTACAACACGGCGCTCACGAACCTCACCCAGCAGGTGGTGATGGCCAACGCGGCCCCCACGAAGCCCAACGGCAGCGCCATCAACCAGATTCGCACCAACGACTTCATGCTCGCCAGCCCCTGGGAGCTGCGGGAGTTCCGGTTCGACCCCGCCAGCGCCAACCCCAACCTCCTGAAGGAGGGCACCGTGGCGCTCACGCCGGGCGATGCGCTCAACAACTCCACCACCCTGGCGAACTTCATCAACGGCAGCACGCCGGGCATCCTCTCCAACACCTACGCGGTGCCCACCACGTTCGCGTCCGCGCCCTTCCTGGGCGCCAACCCCAAGGTGCCCACCCCCGCCAGCACCTGGTGGAAGGCCCCGGGCATCTCCAACCAGGCCCGGCACCAGTTCTCCCTGAACACCTGCAACAGCTGCCACGGGCGGGAGACCCTCACGAACTTCACCCACATCGGCCAGAACGGTGGGCTCTCCGGCTTCCTGGCCGCGGGTATGAGCAACCCCAACACGCCCTTCAACGTGTCCGATCCGCTCGACGGCACCGTCCGGTCCTTCTTCGAAATCCGTGACCGCGCCCAGCACCTGGACAGCATGGCCAACCAGAGTTGCCTCACGCGCGTGTTCGACTCGCCCCTGCTCTCGCCTCACTGAGTTCCCGGCCGGCAGGCCGCGGCGCCGGGGCACACCCCCATGGGGATGTGCCCCGGTTTGGTTTACGGTGCCAGGCCATGCCGAGCTACCGAGACCGCGTCGCCGCCGCCTACGATGCCGAGCACTTCCGCCGCCAGGGCCACCAGCTGGTGGATCAGCTCGCGGACTACCTGTCGCGGGCCACCCACGGGGACAACCTGCCCGTGCTGCCCTGGAGTCCCCCGGCGGAGCGCCTCACGCAGTTTCCGGGAGACTTCCCCGCGGAGCCCACCGGGGAGCTGTCCGGGCTGATGGAGCGAGTCCTCGCCACCTCCAACCACCTGCACCACCCACGCTACATCGGCCACCAGGTGACGGCCCCGCTTCCGCTGGCGGCGCTGTGCGACTTCGTCTCCTCGCTGCTCAACAACGGCATGGCCGTGTACGAGATGGGGCCCTCCGCCACCGCCATGGAGCACTCGGTGCTGCGCTGGATGGCCGGCCAGCTCGGGCTGCCCGAGGGCAGTGGCGGCGTGCTCACCTCGGGGGGCTCGGCGGGCAACCTCACCGCGCTGCTCGCCGCGCGCCAGGCCCGCGCGGGCTACGACGCCTGGGGCGGGGGCTCCGCCGCGGGCCCCCCGCTCACGGTGCTCGTCCCGGAGACGGCCCACTACTGCATCGCCCGCTCCGTGAAGGTGATGGGCTGGGGCACGGAGGGCGTCACCCCCGTGCCCGTGGACGCCCACTTCCGGCTGCGCCCCGAGGCCCTGGAGGAGGCCCGGACGCGCGCCCTGAAGGCCGGCCGCCGCCCCATCGCCGTGGTGGCCTGCGCCGGCTCCACCGCCACGGGCGCGTTTGATCCGCTGGAGGCCGTGGCGGACTTCTGCGAGCGCCAGGGGCTCTGGTTCCACGTGGATGGGGCCCACGGCGCCTCCGCCGTGCTCAGCCCCGAGGACCGCCACCGGGTGAAGGGCATCGAGCGCGCGGACTCGGTGGTGTGGGACGCGCACAAGATGATGCTGATGCCCGCCCTCATCACCGCGGTGCTCTTCCGCGAGGGCTCCCGCTCCTTCGAGGCCTTCGCCCAGGAGGCCAGCTACCTCTTCCACGGCCAGGACACGCGGCGCTGGAGCGACATCGGGCTGCGCACGCTGGAGTGCACCAAGGAGATGATGGCCCTCAAGCTCTACACGTGCCTGAGCCTGCTGGGCACCCGCTTCTTCTCGGACTACGTGGCGGCCACCTTCGCGCTGGCCCGGCGCTTCGCCGCGATGCTCCAGGCCGCCCCGGACTTCGAGCTGGCGGTGGAGCCCGGGTGCAACATTGTCTGCTTCCGGCACACCCCCGCCGGCCTGCCCCCCTCCGAGAGGGATGCGCTCCAGACCCACCTGCGCGAGCGGCTCATCACCCGGGGGGACTTCTACCTGGTGCAGACCACCCTGCCCCGGGGTGTTCACCTCCGGACGACGCTCATCAACCCGCTGACCTCGGAGGCGGACCTGAATGCCCTGCTCGAAACACTGCGCCAGGCGGCGTGAACACACGGCGCGCGGGCACGTCCGCTGGGTATCTGGGAGACTGACACCATGAACCGGCTCCACCGCTTCCTCCTCCTCGCCGCCCTCGGGACTGGCGCCGCCGCCTGCCGCAGCGTGGGCCCCTCCGCGGTGCAGCTGCCGGAGACGCTCGACGATCGCCTGACGGACAGCGCCCGCACCTGTGTCACCCGCCTCAACCGGGACCGGGAGCGCGCCCAGAACGCCATGCTCACCTCGGACTTCCTGCTGCTGCTGGGCACCTCGGCCGGGGCGGCGGGCAGCCTGCTGGCGGCCTTCCTCACCAAGCCCATCGCCCGGCGCGCCTCCGCCGTGGTGGGCGCGGTGGGCGCGCTGACGGCCGCGGCCACCAAGACGCTCGATGACCCGGCGGACATCCTCACCGTGCGCGCCCGCGCCGAGCGCCACTGGGTGGTGGGCTACAAGGTGTTCACCCAGATGACGCTCGCCTCCAGCTCCCAGCCGCTGATGGCCTCCGCCACCGTGGTGGCCCTCACCGGTGAGTCCGCCAAGGCGGCCCTGAACCTCTCGGATCAACAGCGCCAGCGCGCCCTGGTGTACGTGCTGGACCGGTTCATCGACTGCACCGCCGCCCAGCCCCCGGAGTCCTTCGAGGAGCTGCCCTCCTCGGGCTTCTTCGCCATCGACGAGGGCGTGGCCAGCCGGCGCAAGAAGGCTCCCGCGGAGCGGCCGTCCACTCCCCCCCCGGAAGCACCCGCCACGGCACCGGAGGAGGGGCAGTCGGTCCTCATCTACGCGGAGCCCGAGACCGCGCCCGAAGGCACACCGGCGCCCCCCTCGCCGTAGCGGTGGAAAACTCCGCCTCCGGAGGCGAAATCGGGTATGGACGCGCGCCATGCTCGTCTCGCTCGTCATCCCGGTCTACAACGAACTGCCCACCCTGGCGGAGCTGCTGCGGCGCTGCATCGCGGTGGACTTCCCCAAGGAGCTGGTGCTCGTGGATGACTGCTCCCGGGACGGCAGCCGGGAGCTGCTCCAGGAGCTGGCCGCCAAGGGACTGGAAGTGCTGGGCGGCACCCCGCGCAATCGCAACGAGGTGCGCGTGCTCTTCCAGCCCCACAACCAGGGCAAGGGCGCGGCCCTGCGGCGCGGCTTCTCCG
Encoded proteins:
- a CDS encoding pyridoxal phosphate-dependent decarboxylase family protein is translated as MPSYRDRVAAAYDAEHFRRQGHQLVDQLADYLSRATHGDNLPVLPWSPPAERLTQFPGDFPAEPTGELSGLMERVLATSNHLHHPRYIGHQVTAPLPLAALCDFVSSLLNNGMAVYEMGPSATAMEHSVLRWMAGQLGLPEGSGGVLTSGGSAGNLTALLAARQARAGYDAWGGGSAAGPPLTVLVPETAHYCIARSVKVMGWGTEGVTPVPVDAHFRLRPEALEEARTRALKAGRRPIAVVACAGSTATGAFDPLEAVADFCERQGLWFHVDGAHGASAVLSPEDRHRVKGIERADSVVWDAHKMMLMPALITAVLFREGSRSFEAFAQEASYLFHGQDTRRWSDIGLRTLECTKEMMALKLYTCLSLLGTRFFSDYVAATFALARRFAAMLQAAPDFELAVEPGCNIVCFRHTPAGLPPSERDALQTHLRERLITRGDFYLVQTTLPRGVHLRTTLINPLTSEADLNALLETLRQAA